ACCATGAATCATCATATCTTTAACAATATCATAAAGCTCTGGCTCTTTCTCCTTGTCTGGAATTTCAGCAGAGATAACCTTGTCAATATCATCAGTGGTAAGAAATTTTGAATTAGGATGCATGAACAACAGAATATGAGCATGTGGTAGACCCCGTTTTTGCCACTCAACAGTGTACATTGCTGAAattgagaaatgaaaaaaatatgttaGTCAATGCTTTAAAAAGAAACTTAAAATcggtaataaaaaaaataataacaaatcgAGACTCACAAGAGACTGTCTTCCCCAGCAGTTCTTTATCCGTTAAATCAATCATGAGAGAATCAagtttgattttgaaaatccTTCCAATAATATCAGGTCTGTCATCAGCAATAAGGTTCCTCTTTTGTAGATACCTGGTTATTTCAGGCCATTTAGGATTGCAGGTGAATGTTATAAACAGATCAGGAAACCCAAAATACTTGCATATAGCCATTGCATCCATGTAGTTGTTCTTCATGTATCTTGGTCCTCCTGTGAATGAGGCTGGTAGCAAAAATCGCTCACCTTGGTCATGCATATCCTTCTTTCCCGCATTTCCAGCCTGTTGTATAGAGTCAAATGCATCTGATCGAAGGCTTTTTTGGTTCATCCTTAGATAACAAAGCCTGTTAGACTCTATGGAGGTATAAGAATCAACCAAAAACTGCTGAAACAAACGTTTAGAATGCAGAAGTGTGTGACACTCGTTCTCTCTTTCTTGTAGACGGAATGCATACCACTGCCTCATACTGATAGTCTGCCTCTTCAGTTTAGCCTTAGCCTCTGTATCTCTCTTTTGAATCCCAagtctgaaaccatcttcaccataAGTAAATATCAGAGGATATTGAAGTGCCAAGTAAGAAGGGTGAATCTCACTGATCCTCTTCAGCCAACCAGTTTGTTTCTCTTGCAATATGATATCTCTTTTATCCATGTCCAAATTGAAATCGCCTGGAATTAATGCTGCCACCTCAGATGCTGTAGGAGTGTCATAAGTCCTACCGTCTTTTGCACGACTGCTTATAATGCGCATATGGAATGTGTCCTCCGGATTAGTGTCAAATCTATCCTTTGCTGATCTGAATTGATGGACATATGGATTGACCTCGTTTAGCATTTTCAGTAAAGAGTCAATAACTTGTTTCCGAGTTACCTCCTTTTTAGATGATTCTGCACATGTCTTGTACTTTCTGCAAAGAGAAAAGCACAAATGCTAATATACAAAGGTTTCGAAAATCAACtgaaattctttttaaaatttaaaaaaagtaCCCAATTATGGAAGCACGGTTTGCAACTTCATTTTCTGTGTCAACAATATATAATTGTCCAAACTTAGCAGGGTCTCCTGGAGGAGGCTTCAAACTACCCATCAAATGATAGTTTTCTCCTTGAAGTACAAACATCTTGAGAGGGCCACATCCTTTGGGAACCGAGCGGTCGCATTTACCACCAAGCGATGTAAATGAGAAAACCATATTTAACTGGCGAATGTTCTCTCTGAAATATATGCTTTTTGCATCAGTCCCATAAAGTAATTGTTTCAGTGTAGCTGGTGAATCTTTTAGCAATGGAAGTTGCACTTGTCCTTGACCACAACAAAGAGAAAATTTGGGTTTTCtggtgttttttttgttgtttatccTTTCACCATACCACATTATAGCCCCACAATGCTCACACTTGAAAGTAGGATCACCGTCATCAATATAACCTGTTTATGAAAAGGCGTAAATGATGAGCTAACAAAGTACTAAAAACAGGGGATAAAATTAAGTTACTTCATCAAACAAACTGAGTACCATATTCTTTCCGAGAAGATTTTGCTTTCGTAATCCGCGTAGATGAAGAAACTGTCTTTCTGTTAGTTTTTGATAACACATCTGGTAATCTCTGATCAGTTTCTTCTGATAACATAGGGTCCTCTCTTATTGTTTCCGAATCACTTCTGTCACTTTCTTCACTACTACAGTCATAAACTTGTTCTGTGTATAGTTCAGACTCCTCTGCTAACCGAAAAAAAAATACGTCTACGTTTAAAtcaattagttaattataataAGCAAAATGcgccaagaaaaaaaaaatttagacctTCATAGTCGCATTGGTATGTTTGGTCCTCATCATCCTCACTTGACGAATTATCATGTACACAACCATTGAATTGGGATTCCAATGTTTTCCTACAACTCTTGGTTATAGTTTTACTCTTGAACTTGTTCTCTCCAGCAAGTACTTTCCCCTTGCCTTTAGCTGAAAATAGGtcaaaataaatgtataaaacgCTTAAAAGATGTATAAATTGTTAGACAGATTCTATTTACCCTTAGTAGATATCTTGGTCACACATGAATCAGTTGTAGAAGGTGTTCCAAATTGAAAAGGCATGGTACTGGAGGTCGGAAGTACATTGGTAATATCAGTTAGAACCCCTGATTTGGGAGCTCGTTTCTTTCTGGAAAACGTAGACGGTGTATGGTCACTGACATCTATTGTTGCtgatctctttctcttaagAGCCGTTGAAACATTGGTAGATCCTCCAAAGATGTTGCTTTGAGTAGTTTGATTGCTCGATGGTGctaattgaaaataataatattatatcagTATTAAACATCAAAGAAAACTCAgaaattatagatatataaCGACATATGAAGATATTACAAATCAAGTTAGAGGAATTGCTCTTCAATCTTTTCCCCTGTGCATTCTGCTGTTTCCCATTCtctataaagaaaatataaaaatttagtaCTGAGGTAAAGTACACGAATTAGTTCATGCCTAAAAGACCTTTTGTGGTGGGACTAAACCTTTATTAGGGGTGGAGATATCAGTTAGAACCCTCGGAAATATGTCGCTAAGAGGAACAGAACTATTAGGCTGTGTGTTCTCTGCATCATTGGTGTTTGCTCTtccctttctttttctttgttgcGGCCGTATCAAACATTCAGATCCGGCCGAGACCTCTTTGTTAGTGTTTGACATCGTAATTTTCTACAATGCCATAGATCGGGCAGAACTTGTGATGTTTATGTTCTAATTAATTAAAGAGAGAAATAAACATAGAAACAAAATCAATAGAAAATCGTGCAGTAtcttacaaaatatttgattagactaaaaataatatatatatatatatatatatatatatatatatatatattgtttcatGGGTCATAGTTTCATAAGATTTGTCAATATTATTGGTAGAAAGTATTATTAGTCGaaatttgtaaaaattatataataaaggTTTTTTGGTCTGTTTTAATATATCTCCCTCTTAAATAACATAAGTTTCACACAATTTAGtgttaaaatacattaatataacaactctaaaattatattattgtcCACGTTTTTCTATTTGTATAttcaatataatataatttttcgTTAGAGCCACTTTAGAATTCTCAACATAGAAACTTGGTGTTGTGAGAAATGATTAATTGAAGATGACTTTGTTCAATATAACTTAATAATGAATTAGGATAAATATCCTCTTTGAAGCTTCATCATTGGTTTAGTTACTTTAGATTAATCGAAGGTAACTTGGTTCAATatgaatctatactattaaattaaataatgaattaTAAAAGATGGATAAATAGACGAATTGAAAAGCACAAATCCAACAGAAGTTTTCAAAAGATGCAAAAACCCaataattaaaacaataaactaaaaacaaaaagcaGAAAAATAATCCAAGCAGTCAACTTCCAAACTTAGCCACGTTTCTTAGCATCCTCTTGAGCCTTCTCAATCTTTACTGTCAGTAAGCATGGTTTCTTTGATGTTGAACTGATGTCAGGCAGAGAAATAGAGTCTTCTTTTCTCTTACTGGATGGTGTGGAGACAGAGTCGTAGAGTTCTTGGCTATCAGTTAAGTAAACAGAACCCTgtatgttaaaaattaagaacTGGTAAGAAACGTAATAACCAAAAATCTTCATATCGAATAAGATTAAACAATTTTACCTCATCACCACTGGTAATTGCCATCGGCGTATCAGAGTGAGCTGGTGTGATTGAACCAGTAAGAAAATTGATCCTTTCTTTGTAGATTTTCCCGACTTTGAACATCTCAGCACCATAAGATACATTATCCTTCTCAACATAGACTCCAAATGTGAAACTTTTTCCAATTAAATCAGTAATAGCGTCTGGTATCACGCTTGAGTCTTCAAACTGTCAAAATAGATTACATAGATTAGGCTGCTAAGAGTACTTTGCCATAAAGAATGCACCATAATTGTTCTACATTTACCTCATCCCAGCTTCCATTCAACAATTTAAGTGGAGATTCCGCAACAATCCCATTAGCAACCTTGTCTAGGATCATAATTTTTGCATCACCTGTATCATCTTTGACCATCAAATGAAGCCAAAACCTATAATAAGAACAAAGGTCAggccaaaataaaaaattaagtaacAGCATGTAGTTAACATGTTCAAAAAAATCAGTCATACCTGGGTGAAACTTTGATGACAGTGTCGTCGCATGTCTCACACCACCAGATATGAGTGGTGATTTCACTTCCATTCACTTTCTTAATCATGGTTCCTGTTTTGGTCACCCTCTTTTGGCATCCATCACAACCAAAGTAATACCAGGACCAATCACTATCAATTGCGTCGATTGTGCAAGTCAGTAAACATCTTTCAACCTAAACAATCATAgtttaaaagatttaaaactCACTAACACGAGTAAGACAATATAAAACTGCTTCTCATATGACAAAACTGCTTACTTGAGTTGATGATTTCATTTCTCTGATGTTCTTAGTTTGTGATAGCAACCATTTATCTTTTTGTCCTCGCTTATCTGGATGACCAATTTGCTTGTTGTACTTTTGACTCTCCTCATTACTCGCAATTGTCATCAGAGTAGTATCATCACCAGTGTCCCTTATAATAGAATGTGTTTTCAAATTAGTATATTAGAGATGGAAATatggataaataaataattgataatgCCCTTACATATCTTTAAATGCTTCTACTGCGGGTATTGTAGGGTTGATGATCATTTGAGAAGCATCAAAGGAATTAGAGAGTTGGAGTTCTCCTGTTCTCAAAACAATTTAGTGGTACCAATATTAGACAgtcttatttatataaatattattttgttttcaaaaaatatatagtagTTGAAACTTGTAGAATACCTCTAAACCTTCCAATTTTAGCAAACCGGAAAAGCAAAGTCACCATTCCATCGTCTTGATTACAGGCAGAATGGAGAATGTCGCCTAATTTCCCCCAAATACAGCATGGAATTCTTAAATCACTACAGCGCAAGACAAAAAGAGAGGTTAGTCATCAAGCAAGATTGATTTTATTATAGATGAACTAAAACTTACTTGATGTCTCTTAGGGTGAACTCTAGTTTTCTTTTCTGGATCCCCCCAGCACACTGAATAGATTCAACATCACCACAGTCCAAAACTTGGCCCACAACATCTGTTTAAAAAGTGCAGAAGTTAGTAAAAGTAGAagtatacaatataataaacaaaactatCATTCATTGTTTTACCAATTAAGAGATTTTCATCAAGTGTTCCATCCAAAATTCTTTGGAAATCAACCAAATTAAGATACAACTCATCATTCATAAAATTGGATCTCGTAACGACCGTAGCTTGATTAAAAAACAACTTGTAGGTATGATTTGTTGTTCGGAATGCTCCTCCTGCAGGCCTAACATGGAAGTTTCTGATCTTGCGCCATACTCCAACTTCAAGAAGCCTTCCTTTACTCTCAAAGTAAGTTTTTTTGCAGCTTCCATGGATTTTATCACCCTTGAACATGTACAAttggttaaaaataaatagcatGAGTAAGAGATATTTCAAATAACAcaaatctaaagaaaaaaatagttcgCGGAAAAGATAGAATTGCTTACATTTTCATCAGCAAAAACGAATTCGACCGTTTCCCCTCCTTGATTGATGTTTTGTTTCCAAGTATGTAAAACCTTAACATGGACAGTCTTAGCAGTGTGCCTTGGCTTTAACTCACTGACGGCGGTGAGTTGTTCTATATTTGCCATCTTTTGGTTTGGCGTTGTGTGTTTGGTTAGATAGAGGCGTCTGTATTTATAATAGGAAAAGGTGCTAGGTCAAGCAGGTTAGGTTTATTAGAAAACTTGTAGAATACTCAAAATATTGGCGAGATTTTTGCATTTATTAGTGTTAATTAGTGTTAATACTTGTAGAATACTCTAAATTAATTATCGAGCAATTAATCGTCGATATTTTGTTACCGTAAATGTAGCATCTGTGTATCttgtttttctataaattagtatatgagtatattctttttctaaaaattagTTGTACATTTATTTGCTCCATGATTGTAGGAAAATCTTAACGACCAGTTATTATTTAGGAAAAATACTTGCCGAAATTTGTGATGATTTCATTTTGGTTTAAAATCGAATATTCTGGTgatatacttatattttaatctatttagTTAATAGTTAATTagttaattagttaattaaaaaatgtttgtttatcTATACATCATATTCATGTCtgttagttttaattttatttcaggGTATATggtaaaaaaatgtttgtttatcTATACATCATATTCATGTCtgttagttttaattttatttcagcGTATATGGTTTGAGCTAAACCGAGATGACCTTTTTgtggaaacaaaacaaagattgagcatgaaaaaaaattagttggGTTGATTGTCATGGGGTATCTTGGTTTTTAATTGGTGGATTGTTATTGGTCTAATATATTAGCCGATTTTGGTTCAgttgtaagtttttttattgGGCTGAAAAAGTAATCGATTTAGGTGTAGTGAAAGTTATTATTGGGCTTTTAATTCACGATTTTTGTGTTGAAAAATTAAAGGGAGTGGCATTTGGctgtaattattttgaaaaggCAGGGGCAGAATCCCAggagggattctgctttaatagtatagattctcTATCCATAAAAAGGGAAGTCCAAAAATGCAAATTAAGTTGAGTAGAGCTGGTTGTTTTGGTACCAGAGTTCGCTGAAGAAGCCAAATACTTTGAGCTGAAATGATTTCAGCATTTTCTCGCAATTCAAATACTCCTTTTAGAATATCTCTGCATAATCACTTTCTATTAGTGTTTTGAAATCTGATCCGGACCtccggttgaaccggtaaatccAGTGATGATCGAGATTCGTGGTTGAACCGATAAACCCAGTGATGATCGAGATTCgtggttgaaccggtaaacccgGTGATCCAATATTAATCCGGTTAGGgttttgtgaaaaacccaaaatttaaaaatccacaaAAATCCACAAAAATCCGAAACCCGGTACCgattgaaccaatagataaattttacatttttaaagtttttagttatgtttttagATTCTGGTTTATATTCTCaatttctaattaaaaagttaggtttctatgatttttttttgccaaaactagttgatgtgatttttttaacgctggataattatgctattacaactaTGAGAAATATTACAGACGATTCTACAACCGACAATTCTACCTGCCGTATGAGGATTCACGTCTGACTGCATAACCTGGGCCGCTCTGTGGGATCCACGTTTGACGGTACTCCTTGCGCCATGCTGCAGATCTCTTATAAGCATTTTCTCCCTTAATTCGTATAATTCCACATTTTCCGGAAATTGAAACTCAGACCTCCTGGTGTAGAAACATTAATGAACATTTGATCAAACCACTTTACCAATGGGGCTTCCACAGTTGATGTGATTtggtgttaatttatttttg
The sequence above is drawn from the Raphanus sativus cultivar WK10039 chromosome 7, ASM80110v3, whole genome shotgun sequence genome and encodes:
- the LOC108816574 gene encoding uncharacterized protein LOC108816574, whose amino-acid sequence is MTIASNEESQKYNKQIGHPDKRGQKDKWLLSQTKNIREMKSSTQVERCLLTCTIDAIDSDWSWYYFGCDGCQKRVTKTGTMIKKVNGSEITTHIWWCETCDDTVIKVSPRFWLHLMVKDDTGDAKIMILDKVANGIVAESPLKLLNGSWDEFEDSSVIPDAITDLIGKSFTFGVYVEKDNVSYGAEMFKVGKIYKERINFLTGSITPAHSDTPMAITSGDEGSVYLTDSQELYDSVSTPSSKRKEDSISLPDISSTSKKPCLLTVKIEKAQEDAKKRG